A single window of Mycobacterium sp. ITM-2016-00318 DNA harbors:
- a CDS encoding bifunctional lysylphosphatidylglycerol flippase/synthetase MprF — MKVGTRLRASERVVVHVDSPAVRWISALAVLSLSGWLFLLYKDYGWSLAILTAVVLIARGIFLGRPVTAGHAVAAMGVCIVGVVTAFLSFDLLGNLLLVASAMLLMWPTSARPNPADLPRVFRLVDATAGDPLAPFAMQPSKCFHFSADGTAAIAYRTRLGFAVVSGDPIGDEARFEALVADFAALCHMRGWRIVVLGRSQRRVGLWSTAAVFGRKFTPVPIGRDVVIEVATFEMAGRKYRNLRQAVQRTRNCGLTTEVVDEQRLSDTVRAELTEVILASPSGSRTERGFSMSLDGTLEGRYPGITLIVARDGAGRVQGFHRYATVGGGTEVTLDVPWRRCGAPNGIDERLSVDMVVKAREQGAQRLSLAFAAFPEIFTDKHRNLARSLVFTAVHLGDPLISLESLYRYLRKFHAVGDRRYVMATLTQVVPLLIVLLSLEFMPRRRHLVRTSVGAS; from the coding sequence ATGAAGGTAGGAACGCGGCTCCGAGCCAGCGAGCGGGTCGTCGTGCACGTCGATTCGCCTGCCGTCCGCTGGATCAGCGCGCTGGCAGTGCTCAGCCTGTCCGGCTGGCTGTTCCTGCTTTACAAGGATTACGGCTGGTCCTTGGCCATTTTGACGGCCGTGGTGCTGATCGCGCGGGGCATCTTTCTCGGCAGACCCGTGACGGCGGGGCACGCTGTTGCGGCGATGGGCGTGTGCATCGTCGGAGTCGTGACGGCTTTCCTGTCGTTCGATTTGCTCGGCAACCTCCTGCTGGTGGCCTCCGCGATGCTGCTGATGTGGCCGACGTCGGCGCGGCCGAACCCGGCCGACCTGCCCCGGGTATTCCGGTTGGTGGATGCGACGGCCGGGGACCCGCTCGCACCGTTCGCGATGCAGCCGTCGAAGTGCTTCCACTTCAGCGCCGACGGCACCGCGGCGATCGCCTACCGCACCCGGCTGGGTTTCGCGGTGGTCAGCGGCGACCCGATCGGTGACGAGGCCCGATTCGAAGCGCTGGTCGCAGATTTCGCGGCGCTGTGCCATATGAGAGGTTGGCGCATCGTCGTGCTGGGTCGTAGCCAACGCAGGGTAGGCCTGTGGTCGACCGCGGCCGTGTTCGGCCGGAAATTCACACCGGTGCCCATTGGCCGCGACGTGGTGATCGAAGTCGCGACTTTCGAAATGGCGGGACGCAAATACCGCAATCTCCGTCAGGCCGTGCAGCGCACCAGAAATTGCGGCCTGACCACCGAAGTCGTTGACGAGCAACGCCTCAGCGACACTGTGCGCGCCGAACTGACCGAGGTGATTCTCGCCTCACCGAGCGGGTCACGCACCGAGCGTGGGTTCTCGATGTCGCTCGATGGGACGCTCGAGGGCCGCTATCCCGGTATCACGCTGATCGTCGCCCGCGACGGGGCAGGCCGGGTGCAGGGTTTCCACCGGTATGCCACCGTCGGTGGCGGCACAGAGGTGACCCTCGATGTCCCGTGGCGGCGGTGCGGTGCACCCAACGGCATCGACGAACGGCTGTCTGTGGACATGGTTGTCAAGGCCAGAGAGCAGGGCGCACAAAGGCTTTCACTCGCCTTCGCAGCCTTCCCCGAAATCTTCACCGACAAGCATCGCAACCTGGCGCGCAGCCTGGTTTTCACCGCGGTGCACCTCGGCGACCCGTTGATCTCGCTCGAGTCCCTCTACCGATATCTACGGAAGTTTCACGCGGTGGGCGATCGGCGCTATGTGATGGCAACGCTCACCCAGGTGGTGCCGTTGTTGATCGTGCTGCTGTCGCTCGAGTTCATGCCTCGGCGAAGACATCTGGTTAGGACGTCGGTCGGGGCGTCGTGA
- a CDS encoding DUF4190 domain-containing protein, whose protein sequence is MPPQAPKNGLGIAALVVAIVALISVVGGVVLGIVAVILGFLGWQRAKRGEATNGGIAIAGIVLGILSIIEAIVVIVLSLWVFNEVGGTDYMQCLSDAGSDQDAVQQCADQFQNRVEDQFSVTLTTPRPTS, encoded by the coding sequence TTGCCGCCGCAGGCGCCGAAGAACGGCCTGGGCATCGCGGCGCTCGTCGTTGCGATCGTCGCCCTGATTTCCGTCGTCGGGGGCGTGGTGCTCGGCATCGTCGCAGTGATTCTCGGGTTCCTCGGCTGGCAGCGCGCCAAACGGGGAGAGGCAACCAACGGCGGTATCGCCATCGCAGGCATCGTGCTCGGCATCCTCAGCATCATCGAGGCCATCGTCGTCATCGTGTTGTCGTTATGGGTTTTCAACGAGGTGGGCGGCACCGACTACATGCAGTGCCTGTCCGACGCGGGCTCGGACCAGGACGCCGTACAGCAGTGCGCGGACCAGTTCCAGAACCGGGTCGAGGACCAGTTCAGCGTCACGCTCACGACGCCCCGACCGACGTCCTAA
- a CDS encoding HdeD family acid-resistance protein: MLPHLWKSALLSGLLAVILGITVIAWPGISLLVTAIVFGAYLLVTGISQVVMAFSLHVNAGGRVLLFISGAAALILAVLAFRHLGEGYAVLLLAIWIGVGFIFRGVATAVAAISDPTLPARGWNIFFGVISLIAGVVVMASPLESIITLAIVAGVSLIVLGVFEVVSAFGIRKAAKTVAAPGTPADRSARVEPSAPAEPPAP, translated from the coding sequence CTGTTGCCACACCTTTGGAAGTCGGCGCTGCTTTCCGGGTTACTCGCGGTGATACTCGGCATCACCGTGATTGCCTGGCCGGGAATCTCGCTTCTGGTCACGGCGATCGTGTTCGGTGCGTATCTGCTGGTGACCGGCATCTCCCAGGTCGTCATGGCGTTCAGCCTCCACGTCAACGCGGGCGGCAGGGTTCTGCTGTTCATCAGCGGCGCCGCCGCTCTTATCCTCGCCGTGCTCGCGTTCCGCCATCTCGGCGAGGGCTATGCGGTTTTGCTGCTGGCCATCTGGATCGGCGTCGGCTTCATCTTCCGCGGTGTGGCGACCGCGGTGGCCGCCATCAGCGACCCCACTCTGCCTGCCAGAGGCTGGAACATCTTCTTCGGCGTGATCAGCCTCATCGCGGGCGTCGTCGTGATGGCCTCTCCCCTTGAATCGATCATCACCCTGGCCATCGTGGCCGGTGTGTCGTTAATCGTCCTAGGGGTGTTCGAGGTCGTGTCGGCGTTCGGCATTCGCAAGGCCGCCAAGACGGTCGCCGCACCCGGCACCCCCGCGGATCGATCGGCACGTGTGGAGCCCTCGGCACCTGCCGAGCCCCCGGCGCCATGA